A genomic stretch from Chryseobacterium sp. SNU WT5 includes:
- a CDS encoding GtrA family protein encodes MKEFIFKQKQIILFAIAGALSAVVEIGSFKMFSVYLPTIFLQESNFHGIHFPLSNIFSTSCGIVTNYFLSIWFVFERGKHSKRKEFAFFMIVSFFSTLLSLSFFQIFFRFIFTTHIDIGIFVLSREILSKIAAILLVSVLNYSVKKKVIFNG; translated from the coding sequence ATGAAAGAATTTATATTCAAACAAAAACAGATTATACTTTTCGCCATTGCTGGAGCCCTGAGTGCTGTAGTAGAAATTGGGTCTTTTAAGATGTTCAGCGTTTACCTGCCTACCATCTTTTTACAAGAAAGTAATTTCCACGGAATTCACTTTCCATTAAGCAACATATTTTCAACAAGCTGTGGAATTGTCACCAATTATTTCTTAAGCATTTGGTTTGTATTCGAGCGCGGAAAACACTCCAAAAGAAAAGAATTCGCTTTCTTCATGATTGTCTCTTTCTTTTCTACGCTGTTGAGTTTAAGTTTCTTCCAAATCTTCTTTAGATTTATTTTCACTACGCATATCGACATAGGCATTTTCGTATTGAGCAGAGAAATCTTAAGTAAAATCGCTGCGATATTACTGGTTTCTGTCTTAAATTATTCTGTGAAGAAAAAAGTAATCTTCAACGGATAA
- a CDS encoding T9SS type A sorting domain-containing protein has translation MNKIYYLILSLLPTLLFSQFDPAAGQPGSKAIHKDDLKFVNWATGITVDRGPQDISASTPILTTAGTPSNATGKATGSSIVSLGDGGSAILTFAKPITNGEGVDFAVFENSFSDTFLELAFVEASSDGIHFFRFPAISNTSTANPVGSFGNIDPTQINNLAGKYKATYGTPFDISELPNDASLNKLAITHIKIIDVIGTINPSFATYDSIGNIINDPYPTNFNSGGFDLDAVGVINEWSGSLSTNQVSKSEFEIYPNPATDFITIKTKEAINNLTIYSMNGQRIVMPAKAKIDVRTLAPGQYLLEIITDKDKQTRKFIKK, from the coding sequence ATGAATAAAATCTACTATCTAATCCTTTCTTTACTACCCACCTTATTATTTTCACAATTCGATCCCGCAGCTGGCCAGCCAGGATCAAAAGCGATTCATAAAGATGACCTCAAATTTGTAAACTGGGCAACTGGTATTACTGTTGATCGTGGTCCACAAGACATTTCCGCAAGTACTCCTATTCTAACGACTGCAGGAACCCCATCCAACGCTACTGGTAAAGCAACCGGAAGTAGCATTGTGAGTTTAGGAGATGGAGGAAGCGCAATTTTAACGTTCGCTAAGCCAATTACTAATGGAGAAGGTGTAGATTTTGCAGTCTTCGAAAATTCTTTTAGTGATACGTTCTTAGAATTGGCATTCGTAGAAGCCAGTTCAGACGGCATCCATTTTTTTAGATTTCCAGCAATAAGCAATACTTCCACCGCGAATCCAGTTGGGAGTTTTGGCAATATAGATCCCACACAGATCAATAATCTTGCGGGTAAGTATAAGGCGACCTATGGAACTCCTTTTGATATTTCTGAATTGCCTAACGACGCTTCTCTCAACAAATTAGCTATTACCCATATTAAAATAATTGATGTAATAGGGACAATTAATCCATCATTTGCAACTTACGACAGTATTGGTAATATTATTAATGATCCCTACCCTACTAATTTTAATTCAGGTGGTTTTGATTTGGATGCAGTTGGTGTTATTAATGAATGGAGCGGCAGTTTATCTACTAATCAAGTTTCAAAATCAGAATTTGAAATTTATCCTAATCCAGCAACAGACTTTATCACAATTAAAACTAAAGAAGCAATTAATAATCTAACCATTTACTCAATGAACGGACAGCGCATCGTAATGCCTGCTAAAGCGAAGATAGACGTTAGGACTCTAGCGCCTGGACAATATCTTTTAGAAATTATTACTGATAAGGATAAACAAACTCGAAAATTTATTAAAAAATAA
- a CDS encoding CCA tRNA nucleotidyltransferase — MNINLSQNKNLKIFKLISEVAKENNQTVYIVGGYVRDLIMHRKAPTDIDFVTEGNGMNLAKAIAHEIKPSPKVSIFKNYGTAMFKYQGLDLEFVGARKESYAENSRNPFVESGSLSDDQKRRDFTINALAISLNSENFGELIDPFDGINDINKKVLRTPLEPSQTYSDDPLRMMRAIRFASTLNFKIEENSLEAITKEAHRIKIVSMERIMVEFNKIMLSEKPSIGLKLLEDTGIMSMIMPELTALKGIEEIEGQTHKDNFWHTLEVVDNISKSTENLWLRWAALLHDIGKAPTKKFMEGNGWTFHGHEFVGSKMVKSLFHRLKLPLGSDMKYVQKLVKLSSRPIALIDDGTSDAALRRLLFDSGEDLEDLFILCKADITTKNSSKQTKFKKNFEVVAHKIKEVEEKDQVRNFQPPISGEEIMEMFALKPGREIGILKEKVKEAILDGEIANDKEEARKFVINEAKEFGLTI; from the coding sequence ATGAATATTAATCTCAGTCAAAATAAAAACCTAAAAATCTTCAAATTAATTTCTGAAGTTGCTAAAGAAAATAATCAAACCGTTTATATTGTTGGTGGTTACGTACGCGACTTGATCATGCATCGAAAAGCGCCTACGGATATTGATTTTGTAACCGAAGGAAATGGGATGAACTTAGCAAAAGCAATTGCACACGAAATAAAACCCTCGCCCAAAGTTTCAATTTTTAAAAATTACGGAACGGCTATGTTTAAATATCAGGGTTTAGACTTAGAGTTTGTAGGCGCAAGAAAGGAAAGTTATGCGGAGAATTCACGAAACCCATTTGTAGAATCTGGAAGCTTGTCGGATGATCAGAAAAGACGCGATTTTACAATCAATGCATTAGCAATCTCATTAAATTCCGAAAATTTTGGCGAACTAATTGATCCTTTTGATGGCATAAATGATATCAATAAAAAGGTTTTAAGAACACCGCTTGAGCCTAGCCAAACCTACTCCGATGATCCGTTGCGCATGATGCGTGCAATTCGTTTTGCATCTACCCTTAATTTTAAGATAGAAGAAAATTCTTTGGAAGCTATTACAAAAGAAGCACATCGAATTAAGATTGTATCCATGGAACGAATCATGGTAGAATTTAATAAGATTATGCTTTCGGAAAAACCTTCAATAGGTTTAAAATTATTAGAAGATACCGGAATCATGTCGATGATTATGCCTGAACTTACCGCATTGAAAGGTATTGAAGAAATTGAAGGCCAAACGCATAAAGATAACTTTTGGCATACTTTAGAAGTAGTCGATAATATTTCAAAAAGTACAGAAAATTTGTGGTTACGTTGGGCGGCGTTGCTCCATGATATTGGAAAAGCTCCTACTAAGAAATTTATGGAAGGAAATGGGTGGACTTTTCACGGTCATGAATTTGTAGGATCTAAAATGGTAAAATCACTTTTCCATCGCTTAAAACTTCCTTTGGGGAGTGATATGAAATACGTTCAGAAATTGGTTAAATTATCTTCTCGGCCTATTGCACTTATTGATGATGGGACGTCTGATGCTGCTTTAAGAAGATTGCTTTTTGACTCAGGCGAAGATCTGGAAGACCTGTTTATCCTCTGTAAGGCGGATATCACCACTAAAAATTCATCAAAGCAAACTAAGTTCAAAAAGAATTTTGAAGTAGTAGCCCATAAAATAAAGGAGGTAGAGGAGAAGGATCAGGTTAGAAACTTTCAACCTCCTATATCAGGAGAAGAAATTATGGAAATGTTTGCACTTAAACCAGGCCGCGAAATCGGAATTTTAAAAGAGAAAGTGAAAGAAGCGATCTTGGATGGTGAAATTGCAAATGACAAAGAAGAAGCCAGAAAATTTGTGATTAATGAGGCCAAGGAATTCGGTTTAACGATATAG
- a CDS encoding lysophospholipid acyltransferase family protein: MTKVLNYIWRGWMLILGTVLTILFGIPVLLFSIKKEHYPYAYQCIRGWCFGMFYGMGFRYELKNLTDKKIDKNEQYVFISNHTSIMDVMLPCILMPNHPLCYVGKKELVKIPIFGIIYKRICVMVDRSSARSRADVYRRCAERMEEGKSIVIFPEGGVPDDTSVLLDSFKDGAFTLSKKHHSPIAVFTFVGLKEMFPFEYGKGFPGKVKVYFTDILEPAQSVEVTKTAAHSKIKNVLENHH, encoded by the coding sequence ATGACAAAAGTTTTAAATTATATTTGGCGGGGTTGGATGCTAATTTTGGGTACGGTACTAACGATCCTTTTCGGAATTCCCGTGCTCCTCTTTTCAATAAAAAAAGAGCATTATCCTTATGCGTATCAGTGCATTCGAGGGTGGTGTTTCGGAATGTTCTACGGAATGGGTTTTAGATATGAACTTAAAAATCTGACCGACAAAAAAATTGATAAGAATGAACAATATGTTTTTATCTCTAACCACACCTCCATTATGGATGTCATGTTACCTTGTATTTTAATGCCTAATCACCCACTTTGTTATGTTGGAAAAAAGGAATTGGTCAAAATACCTATTTTTGGAATCATATATAAGAGAATCTGCGTAATGGTAGATCGATCTTCGGCGAGGAGTCGTGCCGATGTCTACCGCCGATGTGCGGAGAGAATGGAAGAAGGAAAAAGCATCGTGATCTTTCCAGAAGGCGGTGTCCCAGATGATACTTCTGTTCTTTTGGATTCTTTCAAAGATGGCGCATTTACGCTTTCGAAAAAACATCATTCCCCTATTGCTGTATTTACATTTGTTGGCTTAAAGGAGATGTTTCCGTTTGAGTACGGAAAAGGATTTCCCGGGAAAGTAAAAGTTTATTTCACAGATATTTTAGAACCAGCACAATCGGTGGAGGTAACTAAAACCGCCGCACATTCTAAGATTAAAAATGTTTTGGAAAACCACCATTGA
- a CDS encoding DUF3810 domain-containing protein, whose translation MGDLLYIFIILLGIFSILKIIRTQNKNKYFTAILIGINILYFLYQCFWGMLYFQRPIKERLPNTEIKISKVKALTLEYLQRSKMSRKLVQEDQHGVFKIKNQRSIETEILNQQNHLPFHITSKKSTSVYSFKRSSFTTVINYTGILGYYNPFTAEAQYNSALPATYIPFTLAHESSHQLGFAREQEANFIGYLIGNNSENLDLKYSTEYFVLKSLLNYLQKDDVDFVKSVINQYSEGMKRDRNAEKMFIKKHEGILDIIFGYTNDLFLKSNQQEGSITYSYFIDLLLQYQPTSDHST comes from the coding sequence GTGGGAGACCTTCTATATATCTTCATAATATTGCTAGGAATATTTTCCATATTGAAAATTATAAGAACACAAAATAAAAATAAATACTTCACAGCAATATTAATAGGAATAAACATTTTATACTTTCTATACCAATGTTTTTGGGGTATGCTTTATTTTCAAAGGCCGATAAAAGAGAGACTTCCTAACACAGAGATAAAGATCAGTAAAGTAAAAGCACTAACCTTAGAATACTTACAGCGCAGTAAAATGAGCAGAAAATTAGTACAGGAAGATCAGCACGGAGTTTTTAAAATCAAAAACCAACGAAGTATTGAAACTGAAATACTTAACCAACAAAATCATTTGCCTTTTCATATTACCTCTAAAAAAAGCACATCTGTATACTCGTTTAAAAGAAGTTCATTTACAACGGTAATTAATTATACCGGGATCTTGGGATATTACAACCCCTTTACCGCGGAGGCTCAATATAACAGCGCTTTGCCGGCGACCTACATTCCTTTTACACTAGCTCATGAAAGCTCGCATCAATTAGGATTTGCTAGAGAACAAGAGGCTAATTTCATTGGGTATTTAATTGGAAATAATTCTGAAAATTTAGATTTAAAGTACAGCACCGAATATTTTGTATTAAAATCATTACTCAATTACCTACAAAAAGATGATGTAGATTTCGTAAAATCAGTTATTAACCAATATTCTGAAGGGATGAAGAGAGATCGAAATGCTGAAAAAATGTTTATAAAAAAGCATGAGGGTATTCTAGATATCATTTTTGGATATACTAATGATCTATTTTTAAAAAGCAATCAACAGGAAGGAAGCATTACCTATAGCTACTTTATTGACCTGCTTCTGCAATACCAGCCAACTTCCGATCATTCTACATAA
- a CDS encoding YncE family protein has protein sequence MKLSKILMSAFAFTLLFNISCRNEDPITPDAPKGAYENGILVTNEGNFGSPTASVSFISNDLNTVENNIYSANNGQAPLGDVLQNIGVQGDNAYLILNNSNKIEIVNRYTFKKTATVTEQISQPRYIAFANNNYYVTNSSGSSKFVTVYSTATNAFVKKIDLASTGERIVEAGGKIIVQNAAYSSGNKLTFINPTSNTIESVLAVPTGTIQKTISNGGYVYTIASTSTDSYIYKINPSGTINSSVTLTGIGNANNLEIDGTKFIFSSGNNVYTMDMNTTKVPTTPIITLTNTTWSSMYGFGVVDGKIFISDANGFTADSTVDIYSTSGSLLKTINTARGTNGFYKN, from the coding sequence ATGAAGCTTTCAAAAATTTTAATGTCGGCTTTCGCCTTCACTTTACTATTTAATATTTCTTGTCGAAATGAAGACCCGATTACGCCAGATGCACCAAAAGGTGCTTATGAAAACGGAATATTAGTTACAAACGAAGGGAACTTCGGTAGTCCAACAGCTTCTGTTTCATTCATTTCCAACGATTTAAACACCGTAGAAAATAATATCTATAGCGCAAACAATGGTCAGGCCCCATTGGGAGACGTGCTACAAAACATTGGAGTACAAGGAGACAATGCTTATTTGATTCTTAATAATTCTAATAAAATAGAAATCGTGAATCGCTATACCTTCAAAAAAACGGCTACGGTAACTGAGCAAATATCGCAACCACGATACATCGCATTTGCAAATAATAATTATTACGTGACTAACAGTTCAGGCAGTTCAAAATTCGTGACAGTATACAGTACTGCAACGAATGCATTTGTTAAAAAAATCGATTTAGCAAGTACAGGCGAGAGAATCGTAGAAGCAGGCGGAAAAATTATTGTTCAAAATGCCGCATATAGTTCTGGTAACAAATTAACTTTCATTAACCCAACTTCCAATACGATAGAGAGCGTATTAGCAGTTCCTACCGGGACCATTCAAAAGACTATTTCTAATGGTGGTTATGTTTATACAATCGCTTCAACATCTACGGATTCCTATATCTATAAAATAAATCCTTCTGGAACAATCAATTCCTCAGTAACGTTAACGGGAATAGGAAACGCAAATAACCTGGAAATTGATGGAACTAAATTTATCTTTTCTTCAGGGAATAATGTTTACACTATGGACATGAATACGACTAAAGTTCCTACCACCCCAATTATCACTTTAACCAATACTACTTGGTCCTCCATGTACGGTTTCGGTGTGGTCGATGGTAAGATCTTCATTTCTGATGCCAATGGATTTACTGCTGACAGTACCGTAGACATTTATTCTACCTCTGGGAGTTTATTAAAAACAATTAATACTGCAAGAGGAACAAACGGTTTCTATAAAAACTAA
- a CDS encoding TonB-dependent receptor plug domain-containing protein yields the protein MTKTYPFSAVLLFCFVLGFSQEKEIDTVYIFDNQLKNSKKFQKIETLTEKDLLRNTTNLSEVLRFQSPVYIKENGRGMVSSPSFRGTTAQQTAFIWNGININSIFLGQGDVNNLNLLGYDQLEIKSGGGSVIYGSGAIGGSIHLNNELSFNKGLKSSLFVEGGSYNTFNSFLKTSYSNDKLSVKVSGNFVKSENNYEVPELRNYVNLNGQYDNRNFNLGAAYKINSKNRLSWQTQIYDGNQHFPTSEFGTKTKYTSNTFRSLVAYDFNSKKVNNSFKIAYLKDEFQYFDNIEFPKTSGGISESYFVKNDINYLFNNKLALDVILDYHFDEGEGYKSGIKNVTRHASSLAGLLKWNPKPQFNFEAGIKKDFVDEITTPVLFSFSGKVKVSGWYSFVLNASTNFRYPSFNDLYWQPGGNLDLKPETSKQLEVGNNFKYKNFKLNITPYYIHLINMIQWLPTSSGYWSPVNTNKVESYGLESQLDFEKSFGKNKTKLSVGYLYTHSKNLETNKLLMYVPLHKIYGNASYSYHFAELYIQAMYNGLTHTTSNEKRSEALNPYFVMNSGVNLQFLKQYQLGFKVNNIFDQIYETTAYYPLPKRNYSINLLINF from the coding sequence ATGACTAAAACTTACCCTTTTTCGGCGGTTCTATTATTTTGCTTTGTTCTGGGATTCTCTCAGGAAAAAGAAATTGACACCGTATACATCTTCGACAATCAGTTGAAGAATTCTAAGAAATTTCAAAAAATTGAAACTTTAACTGAAAAAGATCTGTTGAGAAATACAACGAATCTATCTGAAGTTTTACGTTTTCAGTCACCTGTTTACATCAAAGAAAATGGTCGCGGAATGGTTTCCTCGCCGTCGTTCCGAGGAACCACTGCGCAACAGACGGCTTTTATCTGGAATGGAATTAACATCAATTCAATATTTTTAGGTCAGGGTGATGTTAACAATCTCAATCTTCTCGGTTACGACCAACTCGAAATAAAATCGGGTGGCGGGAGTGTGATCTATGGAAGTGGTGCCATCGGAGGATCTATTCACCTGAACAACGAACTCAGTTTCAACAAAGGTTTAAAATCGAGTTTATTTGTAGAAGGTGGTTCTTATAATACGTTTAATTCTTTTCTTAAAACTTCGTACAGTAACGATAAATTATCGGTTAAAGTTTCAGGAAATTTTGTGAAAAGTGAGAATAACTACGAAGTTCCGGAATTAAGAAATTATGTTAATTTAAATGGGCAATATGACAACAGAAATTTCAATCTAGGAGCAGCTTATAAAATTAATTCCAAAAATAGATTGTCTTGGCAAACTCAAATATACGATGGTAATCAACACTTTCCAACGTCCGAATTTGGAACCAAAACAAAATATACAAGCAATACCTTTAGGAGCTTAGTTGCTTATGATTTTAATTCTAAAAAAGTAAATAATAGTTTTAAAATTGCCTATTTAAAGGATGAATTTCAATATTTTGATAATATAGAGTTCCCTAAAACCAGTGGAGGTATTTCAGAATCCTATTTTGTTAAAAACGACATCAACTACCTGTTTAATAATAAATTAGCACTAGATGTAATTTTGGATTACCATTTCGATGAAGGCGAAGGGTATAAATCAGGAATTAAAAATGTTACCCGACATGCGAGTTCACTTGCAGGATTATTGAAGTGGAACCCAAAGCCGCAATTTAATTTTGAAGCAGGAATAAAGAAAGACTTTGTTGATGAAATTACAACTCCTGTCCTATTTTCATTTTCTGGAAAAGTAAAAGTAAGCGGTTGGTATTCTTTTGTTTTAAATGCCTCTACCAACTTCAGATATCCCTCATTTAATGATTTATATTGGCAACCCGGAGGAAATTTGGATTTGAAACCCGAAACTTCAAAACAATTAGAGGTAGGAAATAATTTTAAATATAAAAATTTTAAACTGAATATTACTCCCTACTACATACACCTCATCAATATGATACAATGGTTACCAACATCCAGCGGTTATTGGTCCCCTGTCAATACGAATAAAGTAGAATCCTACGGGTTAGAGTCACAACTGGATTTTGAGAAAAGTTTTGGAAAAAACAAAACGAAACTATCAGTAGGCTATTTGTATACCCATTCCAAGAATCTAGAAACCAACAAACTTTTAATGTATGTTCCCCTGCATAAAATATATGGAAATGCAAGTTACAGCTACCATTTTGCAGAATTATATATCCAAGCGATGTACAATGGACTTACACATACTACAAGCAATGAAAAACGAAGTGAAGCCCTTAACCCATACTTTGTTATGAATAGTGGAGTGAATTTACAATTTCTAAAACAGTATCAACTCGGATTTAAAGTCAATAATATATTTGACCAAATTTATGAAACTACCGCTTACTATCCTTTACCAAAAAGGAATTATAGCATCAATCTCTTAATTAACTTTTAA
- a CDS encoding peroxiredoxin family protein, translating into MKRITVILSLLVMSMYHAQFKISVDAPATFSSKEVYLYTINGSKDVLNSKEVKKGNSWSISVAQPYKGMLKLYFPEINATINFISENKDVKIKFDSDKNKITNVEYLDEANYTMNQIQDIQQKKEFILPALYQIKEYYKKKSDFGTALENEVLRLSRPSTDYTKFPFITYYNSNYSKFLEKSAATPATHKEIIHFFVNSNDMLESSSLMRPMLLSYLNTGQSANIMEDVDALIQAVNTETPRGQTVLSELIEIFDTYGMQDLKDKYLTEAKNLKCSINDNLAKTITQNTRTEIGALFPNNKFINATNTTAKSIYDVKADRKIIVFWASTCSHCETDLPKLIEKYAAIKAMKGEVIAMSLDSEKQAYENKVKMLPWINDSELKGWSSSYAETYNIHATPTYFILDGANKIIAKPDHAADVISYLKLN; encoded by the coding sequence ATGAAAAGAATTACGGTCATTTTAAGTTTGTTGGTCATGAGTATGTATCATGCTCAGTTTAAGATCAGTGTTGACGCTCCTGCAACATTTTCTTCTAAAGAAGTTTATCTCTACACGATTAATGGATCGAAAGATGTATTAAACAGCAAAGAGGTCAAAAAAGGAAACAGTTGGAGTATTTCCGTAGCTCAACCCTACAAAGGAATGCTGAAACTGTATTTTCCGGAAATTAATGCAACCATTAACTTTATTTCTGAAAATAAAGATGTCAAAATAAAATTTGACAGTGATAAAAATAAAATAACAAATGTGGAATATTTGGATGAGGCCAACTATACCATGAATCAGATTCAGGATATTCAGCAGAAGAAAGAGTTCATTCTTCCGGCGTTATATCAAATCAAAGAATATTATAAAAAGAAGAGTGATTTTGGTACTGCACTTGAAAATGAAGTGCTTCGTCTTTCTAGGCCCTCTACAGATTATACAAAATTTCCGTTCATTACCTATTATAATTCCAATTATAGTAAATTTTTAGAAAAAAGTGCTGCAACACCAGCTACACATAAAGAAATTATTCATTTTTTCGTGAATTCTAATGATATGCTAGAAAGTTCATCTTTGATGAGGCCTATGTTGCTATCTTATTTAAATACTGGACAAAGTGCCAATATAATGGAAGATGTTGATGCGTTAATTCAGGCAGTTAATACAGAAACACCTCGTGGACAAACGGTATTATCTGAATTGATTGAGATTTTTGATACGTATGGAATGCAGGATTTAAAAGATAAATACCTTACCGAGGCAAAGAATCTAAAATGCAGCATCAACGACAATCTCGCTAAAACGATTACTCAAAATACAAGAACGGAAATTGGTGCGCTGTTTCCCAATAATAAATTTATTAATGCCACCAACACGACAGCCAAATCTATTTATGATGTAAAAGCGGACCGTAAGATTATTGTTTTTTGGGCGTCAACCTGTTCCCATTGTGAAACAGATCTTCCGAAACTTATCGAGAAATATGCGGCGATTAAAGCAATGAAAGGAGAAGTGATTGCCATGTCTTTAGACAGCGAAAAACAGGCTTATGAGAATAAAGTAAAAATGTTACCATGGATTAATGACAGCGAGCTGAAAGGCTGGAGTAGTTCATACGCAGAAACCTATAATATCCACGCTACACCCACTTATTTCATCTTAGATGGAGCTAATAAAATTATTGCAAAACCTGATCATGCGGCAGATGTAATTTCTTATTTAAAATTGAACTAA
- a CDS encoding MFS transporter, which yields MTETQQKTNYPALYTLITVFFFWGFVAASNGILIPFCKTHFSLTNFESQLLGSSFFGAYFIGSLILYLASTFLKFDIINKIGYKNSIITGLVISIIGALIMIPSTNANSFSMMLLSLFIVALGFSLQQTAAQPFALALGSPSTGAHRLNLAGGLNSFGTTIGPIIVSYFLFGSLTSNIAPSPSNINTLYIILASVFALVAIIFIFSKLPSGKTDEDLENSPKATKSLVFMTLAILGIIALGNFTEVSKVILLVITIVAIIAILVTSNKMSIKNSEGWGAMKFPQLVYGMIAIFFYVGVEVTIDNNFGSLLKTPGYLTANGLAESEISKYISLYWGSLMIGRWMGAISVFNLKKTTKLIATFVVPFIAFVVIIISNNLKGTDMSDLYAYSICIIITIAAFIYANEKPVRLMITVSTLAIIAMVIGIFTTGIVSVYAFIAGGLFCSVMWPCIFSLATTGLGKFTSQGSAFLIMMILGGAIIPPFQGAIGDTNLGIHFSYIIAAICFVLLLVLTFLMTRSLKNQGIDLDQVESQTEPQVEI from the coding sequence ATGACGGAAACACAACAAAAAACCAATTACCCAGCACTTTATACATTAATTACGGTATTTTTCTTTTGGGGTTTTGTTGCTGCCTCCAATGGGATTCTTATTCCCTTTTGTAAGACGCATTTCTCTTTGACAAATTTTGAGTCACAATTGCTGGGATCGTCATTTTTTGGTGCTTATTTCATAGGTTCTTTAATTCTGTACCTTGCATCAACTTTTTTAAAATTTGATATTATTAATAAAATTGGGTATAAAAACTCCATCATAACCGGCCTTGTGATTTCGATTATTGGAGCGTTAATTATGATTCCAAGTACCAACGCGAATTCTTTCAGTATGATGCTGTTGTCTTTGTTTATCGTTGCCTTGGGTTTTTCCTTACAACAAACTGCTGCACAACCATTTGCACTCGCTTTAGGTTCACCCTCAACCGGAGCTCACCGTCTCAACTTGGCAGGAGGTCTTAATTCCTTCGGTACTACGATTGGACCTATTATCGTGAGCTACTTTTTGTTTGGGAGCTTAACTTCGAACATTGCACCATCGCCTTCTAATATCAATACCCTGTATATCATCTTAGCATCTGTTTTTGCTTTGGTTGCAATCATTTTTATATTCTCAAAATTACCTTCTGGGAAAACTGATGAAGATTTAGAAAACTCCCCAAAAGCTACAAAATCTCTCGTTTTTATGACTTTGGCAATCTTAGGAATTATTGCACTTGGTAATTTCACAGAGGTATCTAAAGTAATATTATTGGTTATAACCATTGTAGCCATCATTGCCATATTAGTAACCTCAAATAAAATGAGTATAAAAAACAGTGAAGGATGGGGTGCTATGAAATTTCCGCAATTAGTATACGGAATGATCGCCATATTTTTCTATGTGGGAGTAGAAGTTACGATCGATAACAATTTTGGTTCTTTATTAAAAACACCCGGATATTTAACTGCTAACGGTCTGGCGGAGTCAGAGATTTCAAAATACATCTCGCTATATTGGGGGAGTTTGATGATCGGCCGCTGGATGGGCGCTATCAGTGTATTTAATCTTAAGAAAACAACAAAACTTATCGCAACATTTGTGGTGCCATTTATCGCATTTGTGGTGATTATTATCTCCAATAATTTAAAGGGAACCGACATGAGCGACTTATATGCTTATTCGATCTGTATCATCATCACCATCGCCGCATTTATTTACGCTAACGAAAAACCGGTAAGATTAATGATTACGGTAAGTACACTCGCGATCATCGCGATGGTTATCGGAATATTCACAACTGGCATTGTATCCGTTTATGCGTTTATCGCTGGTGGTTTATTCTGTTCTGTAATGTGGCCGTGTATATTTTCTTTAGCCACCACAGGTTTAGGAAAATTTACTTCTCAAGGGTCTGCTTTTTTAATTATGATGATCCTTGGTGGAGCAATCATCCCTCCGTTCCAAGGCGCTATAGGCGATACTAATTTAGGAATCCATTTCTCTTACATCATTGCAGCGATTTGTTTTGTACTCCTATTAGTCCTAACATTCCTAATGACAAGAAGTTTAAAGAATCAAGGAATTGATCTGGATCAAGTTGAATCACAAACCGAACCACAAGTTGAAATTTAG